The Juglans microcarpa x Juglans regia isolate MS1-56 chromosome 2S, Jm3101_v1.0, whole genome shotgun sequence genome has a window encoding:
- the LOC121252838 gene encoding glycine-rich RNA-binding protein 3, mitochondrial — protein MESHVNEAVSDRETGDVKYSDLREEDDKSQPHTGDGASAGKIFIGGLARETTDAQFVKHFGRYGDIIDSVIMKDRKTGQPRGFGFVTYADPSVVDKVIDDTHIINGKQVEIKRTIPKGAIGSKDFKTKKIFVGGIPTTMNEDEFRDFFTQYGEVKEHQIMRDHSTSRSRGFGFITFDTEQAVDDLLSRGNRLEMAGAQVEIKKAEPKKPNPPPAPSRRYNDSRSTFGGGFRDGYGGLGEGSFSGGGGGYRSGGPYGGRGSAYGGYGGSEFGGYGGYGVGGGMASYREDSYLGYSGRYGGGFSRGYDLGGGYGGPGDSYGGYGGGGGAAGGYGSSYDGSLGSGYGGGSGGSFYGSRGGYGGAGSGRYHPYAR, from the exons ATGGAATCGCACGTCAATGAAGCCGTCTCTGACAGAGAAACCGGTGACGTAAAGTACTCTGACCTCAGAGAGGAGGACGACAAGTCTCAACCTCACACGGGCGACGGTGCCAGCGCtgg aaaaatatttatagggGGTTTAGCGCGAGAGACAACTGATG CGCAATTTGTCAAGCATTTTGGTAGATACGGTGATATTATTGATTCTGTGATAATGAAGGATCGTAAGACAGGGCAACCCCGTGGATTCGGGTTTGTGACTTATGCAGACCCCTCTGTGGTTGATAAAGTCATTGACGACACTCATATTATTAATGGGAAACAA GTGGAAATTAAGCGTACTATTCCAAAGGGTGCTATTGGCTCTAAGGATTTCAAGACTAAGAAGATTTTTGTCGGGGGGATCCCTACAACCATGAATGaag ATGAGTTCAGGGACTTCTTTACACAATATGGAGAGGTCAAGGAACACCAAATCATGCGGGACCATTCCACTAGCCGTTCTCGTGGATTTGGATTTATTACTTTTGACACGGAGCAAGCTGTTGATGATCTATTGTCCAGGGGTAACAGATTGGAAATGGCAGGAGCTCAG GTGGAGATCAAGAAGGCAGAGCCAAAGAAGCCAAACCCGCCACCTGCACCATCCAGGCGTTATAATGATTCAAGGTCCACATTTGGTGGTGGGTTCAGGGATGGATATGGTGGATTAGGAGAAGGTAGCtttagtggtggtggtggtggttatAGGTCTGGTGGGCCTTATGGTGGCAGGGGGAGTGCTTATGGTGGGTACGGCGGAAGTGAATTTGGTGGTTATGGAGGATATGGTGTTGGTGGTGGAATGGCATCTTACAGGGAAGATTCCTACCTTGGATACTCAGGTCGTTATGGAGGAGGCTTTAGCAGAGGTTATGATCTAGGAGGTGGTTATGGTGGACCTGGTGATAGTTATGGGGGATatggtggtggcggtggtgcTGCTGGTGGCTATGGGAGTAGCTATGATGGCAGCCTTGGCAGTGGATATGGAGGTGGTAGTGGTGGCTCCTTCTATGGGAGCAGAGGGGGCTATGGTGGTGCAGGGAGTGGGCGATATCATCCTTATGCAAGATAG
- the LOC121252840 gene encoding uncharacterized protein LOC121252840 — protein sequence MAMASWSSAIHSERQVMLQVQVFCRKKDRNRDNFHPYKVIEITPPPRNLGIRCFPSNLQCGESVTIEGQAYTISAVTHRYQLRKGKYEPSEKRLDVLSTGRYILNLYLESLLEQS from the exons ATGGCAATGGCGTCGTGGAGCTCAGCAATTCATTCAGAG AGACAGGTGATGCTCCAAGTCCAAGTTTTCTGTAGAAAGAAAGATAGAAACAGAGACAACTTCCACCCCTATAAAGTTATCGAAATTACGCCTCCCCCCAGGAACCTTGGCATTCGTTGCTTCCCCTCC AACTTGCAATGTGGAGAGAGTGTCACAATAGAAGGCCAAGCTTATACCATTTCTGCTGTAACTCATCGGTACCAGCTTCGCAAGGGCAAGTATGAACCAAGCGAGAAGAGGCTTGATGTTTTGTCCACAGGGAGATACATCTTGAACTTATATTTAGAGAGTTTACTAGAACAATCTTGA
- the LOC121252836 gene encoding protein kinase PVPK-1-like isoform X2, with protein sequence METPIDGVKFLSKTQNLAIGNNHRSRSGTPLSSHPPYSKQTKSEVASSISYATTNNHGFNDVLSKAVETSYLEKVSALGTKSYGKNPIADLENCNSSGFLESENYDLGPCKGGAAQVDSHLTPQSIVTFCPSPQNSLYSAKQSFTNTEVSECMSSIEKFGDCVEVTTSCDFVESRKTSIFRGSTGSDISDESSSSSLSNAMYKPHKANDIRWEAIQAIQSRDGMLEMKHFRLLKGLGCGDIGSVHLSELTGTRTYFAMKIMDKAALASRKKLLRAQTEREILQSLDHPFLPTLYTHFETEKSSCLVMEFCPGGDLHALRQRQPGKCFPEHAARFYVAEVLLALEYLHMLGIIYRDLKPENVLVRDDGHIMLSDFDLSLRCAVCPTLVKSSNSSILTKKSGYCVQPACMEPTCVMQPDCIQPTCFAPRFLSSKPKKEKKNKPKNETSHQVTPLPELVAEPTNARSMSFVGTHEYLAPEIIKGEGHGSAVDWWTFGIFLYELLFGKTPFKGAGNRATLFNVVGQPLRFPESPTVSFAARDLIRGLLVKEPRHRLAYRRGATEVKQHPFFQSVNWALIRCTNPPEVPKRGVMDFAAINDVPKAPTTEVPSIDVKPSGNYLEIDFF encoded by the exons ATGGAGACGCCCATTGATGGAGTTAAATTTTTGTCAAAGACTCAGAATTTGGCCATAGGCAACAACCATCGCTCTAGATCCGGGACTCCTCTCTCCTCTCATCCTCCATATTCGAAACAAACTAAAAGTGAAGTGGCTTCTTCCATTTCCTATGCAACTACCAATAATCATG GCTTCAATGATGTTCTCAGTAAAGCAGTTGAAACCTCTTATTTGGAGAAGGTTTCTGCACTGGGAACAAAATCTTACGGCAAGAATCCCATTGCTGATTTGGAGAATTGTAATTCAAGTGGCTTTCTGGAATCTGAAAATTATGATTTAGGCCCATGTAAAGGAGGGGCTGCGCAAGTAGACAGCCACTTAACACCTCAATCCATAGTTACCTTTTGTCCAAGTCCTCAGAATAGTCTATATTCTGCCAAACAAAGTTTCACAAACACAGAAGTTAGTGAATGTATGAGCAGCATTGAGAAGTTTGGTGATTGTGTCGAAGTTACTACTTCTTGCGATTTTGTCGAGAGCAGGAAGACCAGCATCTTTAGAGGAAGCACTGGCAGTGACATCAGCGATGAGAGCAGCTCCAGTAGTTTAAGCAATGCGATGTACAAGCCCCACAAGGCAAATGATATAAGATGGGAAGCCATTCAGGCCATTCAATCTCGTGATGGGATGCTGGAAATGAAACATTTTAGATTGTTGAAGGGACTGGGATGTGGAGATATAGGCAGTGTTCATTTATCAGAGTTGACTGGCACTAGAACTTATTTTGCCATGAAGATTATGGATAAAGCAGCTCTAGCGAGTCGCAAGAAGCTTCTGAGAGCTCAGACAGAAAGAGAGATACTGCAGTCTCTGGATCATCCATTCCTACCCACCTTGTATACACATTTTGAGACAGAGAAATCCTCTTGCTTAGTAATGGAGTTCTGCCCTGGTGGAGACCTTCATGCACTCAGGCAAAGACAACCTGGGAAGTGTTTTCCCGAGCATGCTGCCAG GTTTTATGTGGCTGAAGTTCTTCTTGCTCTGGAGTATTTGCACATGCTTGGGATCATTTACAGAGACCTTAAACCAGAAAATGTGTTGGTGAGAGATGATGGACACATAATGCTTTCAGACTTTGACCTCTCTCTAAGATGTGCTGTCTGCCCAACTCTGGTAAAATCCTCAAATTCAAGCATCCTGACTAAGAAATCAGGATACTGCGTGCAACCTGCCTGCATGGAGCCAACTTGTGTAATGCAGCCAGATTGCATCCAACCGACATGTTTCGCACCACGCTTCTTATCAAGCAAgcccaagaaagaaaaaaagaacaagccAAAGAATGAAACAAGTCACCAAGTAACCCCTCTCCCTGAGCTTGTCGCCGAGCCCACAAATGCTCGGTCAATGTCTTTTGTTGGCACACACGAGTACTTGGCACCTGAAATCATTAAAGGTGAAGGCCATGGTAGTGCTGTAGATTGGTGGACATTTGGGATATTTCTTTATGAGCTTTTGTTTGGTAAAACCCCCTTCAAGGGAGCAGGGAACAGGGCAACTCTATTTAATGTGGTTGGCCAACCGTTAAGATTTCCAGAGTCACCTACTGTGAGCTTTGCTGCGAGGGACTTGATCAGGGGTCTACTTGTGAAAGAGCCACGGCATCGTCTTGCTTATAGACGGGGTGCTACAGAAGTTAAACAGCATCCCTTCTTTCAAAGTGTGAATTGGGCACTCATTCGTTGTACCAATCCACCGGAGGTGCCAAAACGGGGTGTGATGGACTTTGCTGCTATAAACGATGTGCCGAAAGCACCTACAACTGAGGTTCCTAGTATTGATGTGAAGCCTTCAGGTAATTATTTGGAGATtgatttcttttga
- the LOC121252836 gene encoding protein kinase PVPK-1-like isoform X1: METPIDGVKFLSKTQNLAIGNNHRSRSGTPLSSHPPYSKQTKSEVASSISYATTNNHGMKPARHPNGHVYNEKLSYEASYDNLQHEESPSMGKQFDNSYKGKFEYAGFNDVLSKAVETSYLEKVSALGTKSYGKNPIADLENCNSSGFLESENYDLGPCKGGAAQVDSHLTPQSIVTFCPSPQNSLYSAKQSFTNTEVSECMSSIEKFGDCVEVTTSCDFVESRKTSIFRGSTGSDISDESSSSSLSNAMYKPHKANDIRWEAIQAIQSRDGMLEMKHFRLLKGLGCGDIGSVHLSELTGTRTYFAMKIMDKAALASRKKLLRAQTEREILQSLDHPFLPTLYTHFETEKSSCLVMEFCPGGDLHALRQRQPGKCFPEHAARFYVAEVLLALEYLHMLGIIYRDLKPENVLVRDDGHIMLSDFDLSLRCAVCPTLVKSSNSSILTKKSGYCVQPACMEPTCVMQPDCIQPTCFAPRFLSSKPKKEKKNKPKNETSHQVTPLPELVAEPTNARSMSFVGTHEYLAPEIIKGEGHGSAVDWWTFGIFLYELLFGKTPFKGAGNRATLFNVVGQPLRFPESPTVSFAARDLIRGLLVKEPRHRLAYRRGATEVKQHPFFQSVNWALIRCTNPPEVPKRGVMDFAAINDVPKAPTTEVPSIDVKPSGNYLEIDFF; the protein is encoded by the exons ATGGAGACGCCCATTGATGGAGTTAAATTTTTGTCAAAGACTCAGAATTTGGCCATAGGCAACAACCATCGCTCTAGATCCGGGACTCCTCTCTCCTCTCATCCTCCATATTCGAAACAAACTAAAAGTGAAGTGGCTTCTTCCATTTCCTATGCAACTACCAATAATCATGGTATGAAACCAGCCCGCCATCCAAATGGTCACGTGTATAATGAAAAGCTTTCGTATGAGGCATCTTATGATAATTTGCAGCATGAAGAATCGCCCAGTATGGGGAAACAGTTTGACAACTCATATAAGGGGAAATTCGAATATGCAGGCTTCAATGATGTTCTCAGTAAAGCAGTTGAAACCTCTTATTTGGAGAAGGTTTCTGCACTGGGAACAAAATCTTACGGCAAGAATCCCATTGCTGATTTGGAGAATTGTAATTCAAGTGGCTTTCTGGAATCTGAAAATTATGATTTAGGCCCATGTAAAGGAGGGGCTGCGCAAGTAGACAGCCACTTAACACCTCAATCCATAGTTACCTTTTGTCCAAGTCCTCAGAATAGTCTATATTCTGCCAAACAAAGTTTCACAAACACAGAAGTTAGTGAATGTATGAGCAGCATTGAGAAGTTTGGTGATTGTGTCGAAGTTACTACTTCTTGCGATTTTGTCGAGAGCAGGAAGACCAGCATCTTTAGAGGAAGCACTGGCAGTGACATCAGCGATGAGAGCAGCTCCAGTAGTTTAAGCAATGCGATGTACAAGCCCCACAAGGCAAATGATATAAGATGGGAAGCCATTCAGGCCATTCAATCTCGTGATGGGATGCTGGAAATGAAACATTTTAGATTGTTGAAGGGACTGGGATGTGGAGATATAGGCAGTGTTCATTTATCAGAGTTGACTGGCACTAGAACTTATTTTGCCATGAAGATTATGGATAAAGCAGCTCTAGCGAGTCGCAAGAAGCTTCTGAGAGCTCAGACAGAAAGAGAGATACTGCAGTCTCTGGATCATCCATTCCTACCCACCTTGTATACACATTTTGAGACAGAGAAATCCTCTTGCTTAGTAATGGAGTTCTGCCCTGGTGGAGACCTTCATGCACTCAGGCAAAGACAACCTGGGAAGTGTTTTCCCGAGCATGCTGCCAG GTTTTATGTGGCTGAAGTTCTTCTTGCTCTGGAGTATTTGCACATGCTTGGGATCATTTACAGAGACCTTAAACCAGAAAATGTGTTGGTGAGAGATGATGGACACATAATGCTTTCAGACTTTGACCTCTCTCTAAGATGTGCTGTCTGCCCAACTCTGGTAAAATCCTCAAATTCAAGCATCCTGACTAAGAAATCAGGATACTGCGTGCAACCTGCCTGCATGGAGCCAACTTGTGTAATGCAGCCAGATTGCATCCAACCGACATGTTTCGCACCACGCTTCTTATCAAGCAAgcccaagaaagaaaaaaagaacaagccAAAGAATGAAACAAGTCACCAAGTAACCCCTCTCCCTGAGCTTGTCGCCGAGCCCACAAATGCTCGGTCAATGTCTTTTGTTGGCACACACGAGTACTTGGCACCTGAAATCATTAAAGGTGAAGGCCATGGTAGTGCTGTAGATTGGTGGACATTTGGGATATTTCTTTATGAGCTTTTGTTTGGTAAAACCCCCTTCAAGGGAGCAGGGAACAGGGCAACTCTATTTAATGTGGTTGGCCAACCGTTAAGATTTCCAGAGTCACCTACTGTGAGCTTTGCTGCGAGGGACTTGATCAGGGGTCTACTTGTGAAAGAGCCACGGCATCGTCTTGCTTATAGACGGGGTGCTACAGAAGTTAAACAGCATCCCTTCTTTCAAAGTGTGAATTGGGCACTCATTCGTTGTACCAATCCACCGGAGGTGCCAAAACGGGGTGTGATGGACTTTGCTGCTATAAACGATGTGCCGAAAGCACCTACAACTGAGGTTCCTAGTATTGATGTGAAGCCTTCAGGTAATTATTTGGAGATtgatttcttttga
- the LOC121252836 gene encoding protein kinase PVPK-1-like isoform X3, translating into MQLPIIMHEESPSMGKQFDNSYKGKFEYAGFNDVLSKAVETSYLEKVSALGTKSYGKNPIADLENCNSSGFLESENYDLGPCKGGAAQVDSHLTPQSIVTFCPSPQNSLYSAKQSFTNTEVSECMSSIEKFGDCVEVTTSCDFVESRKTSIFRGSTGSDISDESSSSSLSNAMYKPHKANDIRWEAIQAIQSRDGMLEMKHFRLLKGLGCGDIGSVHLSELTGTRTYFAMKIMDKAALASRKKLLRAQTEREILQSLDHPFLPTLYTHFETEKSSCLVMEFCPGGDLHALRQRQPGKCFPEHAARFYVAEVLLALEYLHMLGIIYRDLKPENVLVRDDGHIMLSDFDLSLRCAVCPTLVKSSNSSILTKKSGYCVQPACMEPTCVMQPDCIQPTCFAPRFLSSKPKKEKKNKPKNETSHQVTPLPELVAEPTNARSMSFVGTHEYLAPEIIKGEGHGSAVDWWTFGIFLYELLFGKTPFKGAGNRATLFNVVGQPLRFPESPTVSFAARDLIRGLLVKEPRHRLAYRRGATEVKQHPFFQSVNWALIRCTNPPEVPKRGVMDFAAINDVPKAPTTEVPSIDVKPSGNYLEIDFF; encoded by the exons ATGCAACTACCAATAATCATG CATGAAGAATCGCCCAGTATGGGGAAACAGTTTGACAACTCATATAAGGGGAAATTCGAATATGCAGGCTTCAATGATGTTCTCAGTAAAGCAGTTGAAACCTCTTATTTGGAGAAGGTTTCTGCACTGGGAACAAAATCTTACGGCAAGAATCCCATTGCTGATTTGGAGAATTGTAATTCAAGTGGCTTTCTGGAATCTGAAAATTATGATTTAGGCCCATGTAAAGGAGGGGCTGCGCAAGTAGACAGCCACTTAACACCTCAATCCATAGTTACCTTTTGTCCAAGTCCTCAGAATAGTCTATATTCTGCCAAACAAAGTTTCACAAACACAGAAGTTAGTGAATGTATGAGCAGCATTGAGAAGTTTGGTGATTGTGTCGAAGTTACTACTTCTTGCGATTTTGTCGAGAGCAGGAAGACCAGCATCTTTAGAGGAAGCACTGGCAGTGACATCAGCGATGAGAGCAGCTCCAGTAGTTTAAGCAATGCGATGTACAAGCCCCACAAGGCAAATGATATAAGATGGGAAGCCATTCAGGCCATTCAATCTCGTGATGGGATGCTGGAAATGAAACATTTTAGATTGTTGAAGGGACTGGGATGTGGAGATATAGGCAGTGTTCATTTATCAGAGTTGACTGGCACTAGAACTTATTTTGCCATGAAGATTATGGATAAAGCAGCTCTAGCGAGTCGCAAGAAGCTTCTGAGAGCTCAGACAGAAAGAGAGATACTGCAGTCTCTGGATCATCCATTCCTACCCACCTTGTATACACATTTTGAGACAGAGAAATCCTCTTGCTTAGTAATGGAGTTCTGCCCTGGTGGAGACCTTCATGCACTCAGGCAAAGACAACCTGGGAAGTGTTTTCCCGAGCATGCTGCCAG GTTTTATGTGGCTGAAGTTCTTCTTGCTCTGGAGTATTTGCACATGCTTGGGATCATTTACAGAGACCTTAAACCAGAAAATGTGTTGGTGAGAGATGATGGACACATAATGCTTTCAGACTTTGACCTCTCTCTAAGATGTGCTGTCTGCCCAACTCTGGTAAAATCCTCAAATTCAAGCATCCTGACTAAGAAATCAGGATACTGCGTGCAACCTGCCTGCATGGAGCCAACTTGTGTAATGCAGCCAGATTGCATCCAACCGACATGTTTCGCACCACGCTTCTTATCAAGCAAgcccaagaaagaaaaaaagaacaagccAAAGAATGAAACAAGTCACCAAGTAACCCCTCTCCCTGAGCTTGTCGCCGAGCCCACAAATGCTCGGTCAATGTCTTTTGTTGGCACACACGAGTACTTGGCACCTGAAATCATTAAAGGTGAAGGCCATGGTAGTGCTGTAGATTGGTGGACATTTGGGATATTTCTTTATGAGCTTTTGTTTGGTAAAACCCCCTTCAAGGGAGCAGGGAACAGGGCAACTCTATTTAATGTGGTTGGCCAACCGTTAAGATTTCCAGAGTCACCTACTGTGAGCTTTGCTGCGAGGGACTTGATCAGGGGTCTACTTGTGAAAGAGCCACGGCATCGTCTTGCTTATAGACGGGGTGCTACAGAAGTTAAACAGCATCCCTTCTTTCAAAGTGTGAATTGGGCACTCATTCGTTGTACCAATCCACCGGAGGTGCCAAAACGGGGTGTGATGGACTTTGCTGCTATAAACGATGTGCCGAAAGCACCTACAACTGAGGTTCCTAGTATTGATGTGAAGCCTTCAGGTAATTATTTGGAGATtgatttcttttga
- the LOC121252839 gene encoding altered inheritance of mitochondria protein 32-like translates to MASDDLSNLANSNDDDEKYGFTRPEMYKESLAGTVGAYDRHVFLCYKSPEAWPSRVEGSDSDLLPRLFSSAIKGRKDSIPLKTNLTIFEGREGTFSDGDVLIFPEMIKYRGLKDSEVDSFVEDVLVNGKPWASGVEEVLTGSHVFVCSHGSRDRRCGVCGPVLIEKLKEEIESREWKDQVFVSPCSHIGGHKYAGNVIIYSPGPDGKIMGHWYGYVTPDDVPALLDQHIGKGEIIEHLWRGQLGATAEEGGKADKQKLPNGDVKKIKKKPEESSTKSKKDDGAGCCQGANGFSCCRDGSLEQNGVGEEKKLKETVSGHEKKGLGKLSFWIGSLEQSEVLTAVAVVSAVAAVAVAYSFYRRSG, encoded by the exons ATGGCCTCCGATGATCTCTCGAACCTCGCCAACAGCAACGATGACGACGAGAAGTATGGGTTTACTCGACCGGAGATGTACAAGGAAAGTCTCGCTGGCACCGTCGGCGCATACGACCGCCATGTGTTCCTCTGTTACAAGAGCCCCGAGGCCTGGCCCTCGCGCGTCGagggctccgactccgatctGCTCCCCAGGCTCTTCTCCTCGGCTATCAAAGGCCGCAAAGATAGCATACCTCTCAAG ACGAACCTGACAATATTCGAGGGACGCGAGGGGACCTTCTCCGACGGAGACGTGTTGATTTTCCCCGAAATGATCAAGTACAG GGGTTTGAAGGACTCAGAAGTGGATAGCTTTGTGGAGGATGTTCTTGTGAATGGTAAGCCATGGGCTTCGGGAGTGGAAGAGGTGTTGACTGGATCGCATGTTTTTGTGTGCTCTCATGGTAGTCGAGATCGGAGGTGTGGTGTTTGTGGACCGGTTCTAATTGAAAAGCTTAAAGAGGAGATTGAGTCACGGGAATGGAAAGATCAGGTATTTGTTAGCCCATGCTCACACATTGGGGGGCACAAGTATGCTGGGAATGTGATTATCTACAGTCCAGGTCCCGATGGAAAGATAATGGGTCATTG GTATGGCTATGTTACTCCTGATGATGTCCCTGCATTGCTTGATCAGCATATTGGAAAGGGAGAGATCATAGAACACCTTTGGAG GGGGCAATTGGGGGCCACTGCTGAGGAAGGTGGAAAGGCGGATAAACAGAAGCTTCCTAATGGGGATGTgaagaaaatcaagaagaaGCCTGAAGAAAGCAGCACTAAGAGCAAGAAGGATGATGGGGCTGGCTGTTGCCAGGGTGCTAATGGGTTTAGTTGTTGCAGAGATGGAAGTTTGGAGCAGAACGGTGTGGGTGAAGAAAAGAAGCTGAAAGAAACGGTATCAGGGCATGAAAAGAAGGGGCTGGGTAAACTTTCTTTCTGGATAGGATCATTGGAGCAAAGTGAAGTTCTCACAGCCGTTGCTGTGGTTAGTGCAGTGGCAGCAGTTGCTGTGGCCTATAGCTTTTATAGGAGGTCAGGCTGA
- the LOC121251482 gene encoding alkane hydroxylase MAH1-like encodes MALLWHPEILVSFLCFLFLSLLRWRWNKHSPIINWPVAGMLPGLLLNAWHLHDYITRLLQHFGGTFEFKGPWFSSMNFVLTSDPNNIHHILNRNFSNYEKGPKFREIFEPLGNGIFGSDSDSWKSQRKLAHSLMKNSKFNMFLEKVVLEEVEMALIPVLDHVSSLGIEVDLQDVFQRLTFDNICNTVLGFHPKFLSVEFPEHAYARAFDQMEQGILYRHVVPESYWKLQRWLQMGEEKKLSNAWRTFDQFLYHSISSRREELRQCKTQKIDQEAKFDLLTAYMAHEEEGTLKLDGFSNSNEFLRDTVFNLVVAGRDTVSAGLTWFLWLIATHPAVEAKILEEIRDNLAANSNENQRIFCIDKLSKLVYLNGAMCESLRLFPPVPFEHLHSVHSDILPSGLYIGPSTRLLYSLYSMGRMESIWGEDCLEFKPERWISEQGRIAHVPSYKFAVFNAGPRTCLGKEMALIQMKMVASAIIWNYHVRVVQGHPITPSISVVLHMKYGLKVKISKRSSII; translated from the coding sequence ATGGCCTTACTTTGGCACCCAGAGATACTTGTCTCGTTTCTCTGCTTCCTTTTCCTTTCGCTTTTACGTTGGAGATGGAACAAACACTCTCCCATCATAAACTGGCCTGTCGCCGGAATGCTCCCGGGGCTTCTTCTAAATGCATGGCATTTACACGACTACATAACTCGGCTTCTTCAACATTTTGGTGGCACGTTCGAGTTTAAGGGCCCTTGGTTTAGTAGCATGAACTTTGTGCTCACTAGTGACCCCAACAACATCCACCACATTCTGAACAGAAATTTTTCTAACTACGAGAAAGGACCCAAGTTCCGTGAGATTTTTGAACCTCTAGGAAACGGAATTTTCGGTTCCGATTCTGACTCGTGGAAGTCCCAGAGGAAGTTGGCTCATTCGTTGATGAAAAATAGCAAGTTTAATATGTTCTTAGAGAAAGTTGTGCTGGAAGAGGTGGAAATGGCCCTCATTCCTGTTCTTGATCATGTCTCAAGTCTAGGAATCGAGGTGGATTTACAAGACGTTTTCCAGCGATTAACCTTCGATAATATTTGCAACACAGTTTTAGGCTTTCATCCAAAATTCCTCTCGGTTGAATTTCCTGAACATGCATATGCAAGAGCGTTTGATCAGATGGAGCAAGGAATCTTGTACCGACACGTTGTGCCAGAAAGTTACTGGAAGTTGCAGAGATGGCTTCAAATGGGAGAAGAGAAGAAGCTGAGCAATGCTTGGAGAACTTTTGATCAATTCCTATACCATTCTATCTCATCCAGGCGAGAAGAATTGAGGCAATGCAAAACCCAGAAGATAGATCAAGAAGCCAAATTCGACTTGTTGACAGCTTATATGGCTCATGAAGAAGAAGGAACATTGAAACTGGACGGTTTCTCAAACTCCAACGAGTTTTTAAGGGACACCGTATTCAATCTCGTGGTAGCAGGGAGAGACACCGTAAGTGCGGGGCTAACTTGGTTTTTGTGGCTTATTGCAACACACCCAGCAGTGGAAGCTAAGATTCTAGAAGAGATCAGAGACAATTTGGCTGCGAATTCTAACGAAAACCAGAGGATCTTTTGTATAGACAAGCTGAGCAAGCTAGTTTATCTCAATGGAGCGATGTGCGAGTCCTTGCGGCTTTTCCCGCCCGTACCTTTCGAGCATCTGCACTCAGTTCATTCTGACATTCTCCCTAGCGGCTTGTATATTGGTCCAAGTACAAGATTGCTGTATTCTCTCTACTCAATGGGAAGGATGGAAAGCATATGGGGTGAAGATTGCTTAGAATTCAAGCCAGAGAGATGGATTTCGGAGCAAGGAAGAATAGCGCATGTACCATCTTACAAGTTCGCAGTATTCAATGCTGGACCCAGGACGTGTCTAGGCAAGGAAATGGCTTTAATTCAGATGAAGATGGTTGCGAGTGCTATCATTTGGAATTATCACGTTCGAGTGGTTCAAGGCCATCCGATTACTCCCAGCATCTCTGTCGTACTTCATATGAAGTATGGTTTGAAGGTTAAAATCAGCAAGAGATCATCCAttatttga
- the LOC121253083 gene encoding serine/threonine-protein kinase STY13-like, giving the protein MDPVMVIVTELLLGGILRKYLLNMRPRCLDMHVVVGFAVLDIARAMECLHSHRIIHRDLKPGWLIKRNKKEKLEQEN; this is encoded by the exons ATGGATCCTGTCATGGTGATAGTGACTGAGCTTCTATTGGGTGGGATATTGCGCAAGTACTTGCTGAATATGCGGCCAAGGTGCTTGGATATGCATGTGGTGGTTGGGTTTGCAGTACTTGATATTGCTCGTGCAATGGAATGCTTACACTCCCATCGGATCATTCACCGAGATCTGAAACCTG GATGGTTGATAAAGAGGAACAAGAAGGAAAAATTAGAACAGGAGAATTAA